A section of the Pochonia chlamydosporia 170 chromosome 2, whole genome shotgun sequence genome encodes:
- a CDS encoding serine/threonine-protein kinase ssp1 (similar to Verticillium alfalfae VaMs.102 XP_003004651.1), with protein sequence MESPHRPQQQSPPPPVEPSAPQPLHTHFPQSTSLPLRTASSTPVSSPGLFSPTASRHNLNSLPYTSVSECNTPAPIGSSPFLHPLQTHRVRETHKALIDSDNITGRKSINQYEVIEEIGRGMHGKVKLARNLETGDNVAIKIIPRFSKKRRLGKVTALSPQDKTKKEIAILKKIRHPNVVALLEVIDDPELKKIYMVLEHVELGEIVWRKKGLPHICQYERRRVEREMGGPAPTAEEEQYHQILERRQAIKELKRAKMAQTFAGPSDYWSVEHGAADEGSSVGHWSRISSREDFAITDGPSSPSGSRRSSLAPSRSMSIASTGLMPSELAEDISWVDDMETPGPLHSAPGSTAALDGTMYGAYAEDGSREGFRERSPSMADSIISHMSSVDYNPYAHDPFAEDYSFVPCFTFDQARSTFRDTVLGLEYLHYQGVVHRDIKPANLLWTREHRVKISDFGVSYFGRPIRDGEPDDTVSESEAKDFDDDLELAKTVGTPAFFAPELCYTDIDSHNQPKVSEQIDVWSLGVTLYCLIFARIPFLAEDEFQMFRKIATEEVHIPRRRLKPVDPSTSPAEHSLYKRQNAHPYRDDNDLEYEDVDNLLYDLLRLMLTKNPEKRIRLRDIKRHPWVVQGINNVVGWLDDTDPARPSQGRKIQVDEKDMSYAVVPLTFLERARSVMKKAVGKVIHPLVERSDSRSRRRATSSVASSAGDSMFRPTGPAFHPSFERRPSLRGEDYFGTSGKDGLGGPSHPTTTATSTATVHADGAYDPLATVLRSSETPKEQHHHLWTAPGKHANNGNTDFSAATACSRRFQRHVGHSRLAPQFLQLAPALPETQSTPVTPHADVHPQLHRDGSRRSRALESQSEANSRSASAERGLFMSVDKHTHGSSSVSPATATGTIHRHPGPIKSLDLGRGSRGYGAYSPLSSSPQASTASYQHGHPRSDSNLQKQFGTSTSTHRTATVKGHEGGHPQVEHHANMSSSPETIQAAVEPLCESQILSPPKVEAEPASIPCPPSPGSQDWPQHPIAPCRGDTMTTTKSSSMESMDGLGTPLTSPSETTSPVHAEPPKTASAQMLVFQSDPSLPALLSGASSVSADMEAELLARAGASGQVSRHEGSSEAITPPALVKEPANGFPMTPMFEHSQSMGSDSLRLQLDDDSKTHSPEDMDSPTPHVDEDEDSDDGIFLMAKSKKKASPTSASQSPRPFEARRRDTGASTASNETAKKVSVYGGDAMFHSEP encoded by the exons ATGGAATCACCACACAGACCACAGCAGCAatcaccgccgccgccggtAGAGCCGTCTGCTCCCCAGCCTCTGCATACTCACTTCCCGCAGTCGACGTCGTTGCCTCTTCGCACCGCCAGCAGCACACCGGTCTCGTCACCGGGTCTCTTCAGTCCAACGGCCTCTCgacacaacctcaactcTCTTCCCTACACCTCAGTCTCCGAGTGTAATACGCCTGCTCCAATTGGCAGCAGCCCGTTTCTGCACCCGCTACAGACTCATCGAGTCAGAGA AACCCACAAGGCCCTGATCGACTCTGATAATATCACTGGCCGCAAGTCCATCAACCAGTATGAAGTCATCGAGGAAATTGGTCGTGGCATGCATGGCAAAGTTAAGCTGGCTCGAAATCTCGAAACGGGCGACAATGtcgccatcaaaatcatccctcgcttctccaagaagcGACGACTGGGCAAAGTGACCGCCCTGTCGCCacaagacaagaccaagaaggaaattgccattctcaagaAAATCCGTCACCCCAATGTCGTTGCCTTACTCGAAGTCATTGACGACCCAGAACTCAAGAAAATCTACATGGTCCTTGAGCATGTAGAGCTTGGTGAGATTGTCTGGCGCAAGAAGGGCTTGCCACACATTTGTCAGTATGAGCGACGACGAGTTGAACGAGAAATGGGCGGCCCTGCACCGACCGCCGAGGAGGAACAATATCACCAAATCCTCGAACGCCGACAAGCCATCAAGGAACTAAAGCGGGCGAAGATGGCGCAAACTTTTGCAGGCCCATCCGACTACTGGAGCGTCGAGCACGGTGCCGCTGATGAGGGTAGCAGTGTCGGACACTGGTCTCGCATCTCCTCTCGTGAAGACTTTGCTATTACCGACGGGCCATCTTCACCCTCGGGCTCCCGACGCTCCTCTCTGGCGCCCTCCAGATCAATGTCGATTGCCTCAACTGGCCTGATGCCCTCCGAGCTTGCTGAGGATATCTCATGGGTCGACGATATGGAAACACCTGGCCCTCTGCACTCAGCTCCGGGCTCGACCGCCGCACTCGACGGTACCATGTACGGAGCGTACGCTGAGGACGGCTCGCGAGAAGGATTTCGAGAGCGATCCCCGAGCATGGCTGattccatcatctcccaCATGTCTTCTGTCGATTATAACCCTTACGCGCATGATCCTTTTGCCGAAGACTATTCTTTCGTCCCATGCTTCACCTTTGATCAGGCCCGATCTACATTCCGTGATACTGTGTTGGGTCTAGAGTACCTCCATTATCAAGGCGTTGTCCATCGAGACATCAAACCGGCCAACCTACTCTGGACAAGAGAGCACCGCGTGAAAATATCCGACTTTGGAGTTTCTTACTTTGGTCGCCCTATTCGTGATGGCGAACCTGACGACACCGTGTCCGAGTCTGAAGCTAaggactttgacgacgatCTCGAACTAGCCAAGACGGTTGGCACTCCAGCTTTCTTCGCACCCGAGCTGTGCTATACCGATATCGACAGCCACAATCAGCCAAAAGTGTCGGAGCAGATTGATGTTTGGTCACTCGGCGTGACCTTGTACTGTCTCATCTTTGCCCGTATTCCGTTtttggctgaagatgaatTTCAAATGTTCCGCAAGATTGCTACAGAAGAAGTTCACATCCCTCGCCGCCGCTTAAAACCTGTCGACCCTTCCACGTCGCCAGCGGAGCACTCCCTCTACAAGCGACAAAACGCACACCCATACCgagatgacaatgacttgGAGTATGAGGATGTGGACAATCTGCTGTATGATCTTCTTCGACTGATGTTGACCAAAAATCCCGAAAAGAGGATTCGTCTGCGGGATATCAAACGACATCCATGGGTTGTCCAAGGCATCAACAATGTCGTGGGTTGGCTTGATGACACTGATCCAGCGCGACCTTCACAGGGCAGGAAGATTcaagttgatgagaaggataTGTCATATGCTGTCGTTCCTCTCACATTTTTGGAACGCGCTCGATCAGTCATGAAAAAGGCTGTTGGTAAGGTGATTCATCCCCTTGTGGAACGCAGCGACAGCAGGTCACGCAGGAGAGCAACAAGTAGCGTGGCCAGCTCTGCCGGGGACAGCATGTTCAGACCCACCGGCCCTGCCTTTCATCCCAGCTTTGAGCGACGCCCTAGTCTCCGTGGTGAAGATTACTTTGGCACAAGTGGCAAGGACGGCCTAGGAGGGCCCAGTCACCCGACGACCACTGCTACGTCGACTGCTACAGTCCATGCCGATGGCGCATACGATCCTCTCGCAACGGTCCTACGGTCAAGCGAAACGCCCAAggagcaacatcatcacctctGGACTGCTCCTGGGAAGCATGCAAACAATGGCAACACGGACTTCTCCGCTGCAACAGCCTGTTCTCGACGGTTTCAGCGCCACGTTGGCCATAGCAGACTCGCGCCACAATTCTTACAACTAGCCCCAGCCCTTCCTGAAACGCAGTCTACTCCGGTCACGCCTCATGCGGATGTGCATCCCCAGCTTCACCGGGATGGAAGCCGCAGGTCCCGAGCACTCGAATCCCAAAGCGAAGCTAACTCGAGGTCTGCGTCCGCCGAACGAGGTCTCTTCATGAGCGTGGACAAGCATACCCATGGGTCTTCTTCCGTTTCGCCAGCGACTGCGACGGGAACCATACACCGCCATCCCGGACCCATCAAGTCTCTCGATCTAGGAAGAGGCAGTCGAGGATACGGCGCCTATTCCCCGttgtcctcatcaccacaagcCAGCACTGCGTCGTATCAGCATGGGCACCCTCGGTCGGATTCAAATCTTCAAAAACAGTTCGGCACCAGTACCAGTACTCACCGGACCGCCACAGTAAAAGGACATGAAGGCGGTCACCCCCAGGTGGAACATCATGCAAATATGTCGTCGAGCCCCGAAACAATTCAAGCAGCTGTCGAGCCTCTGTGCGAGTCGCAAATCTTGTCTCCGCCGAAGGTGGAGGCAGAGCCTGCCAGTATCCCCTGCCCCCCCTCCCCAGGTTCACAAGACTGGCCACAGCATCCGATAGCCCCATGCAGAGGAGATACTATGACGACGACCAAGTCATCTAGCATGGAGTCGATGGATGGCCTGGGAACACCTCTCACAAGCCCGAGTGAGACGACTAGTCCCGTGCACGCGGAACCTCCCaagacagcatcagcacAGATGCTTGTGTTCCAGTCGGATCCCTCCCTTCCCGCTCTTCTCAGTGGCGCTAGTTCCGTCTCtgccgacatggaagcagAGCTTTTGGCAAGAGCTGGGGCAAGTGGACAGGTGTCGCGGCACGAGGGGTCATCTGAAGCAATAACACCACCCGCACTGGTGAAAGAGCCCGCCAATGGGTTTCCCATGACTCCAATGTTTGAGCATTCTCAGAGCATGGGCAGCGACTCTCTGCGGCTGCAACTTGATGACGACAGCAAAACACATTCACCTGAAGACATGGATTCGCCGACGCCTCAcgttgacgaggacgaagacaGCGACGATGGTATTTTCTTGATGGCgaagtccaagaagaaggcgtcaCCTACAAGTGCCTCTCAGTCTCCGCGGCCCTTTGAGGCCAGGAGGCGAGACACAGGCGCgagcaccgccagcaacgAGACGGCCAAGAAGGTGTCTGTCTATGGCGGAGATGCCATGTTTCACTCGGAGCCGTAG